Part of the Bacillus cereus group sp. RP43 genome is shown below.
GCGGTTGTTCAAGTCCGTGAATTGGTCCTAAAAAATAGCCGTGATCTATCGCTAACATAACCGCTCTGCCGTCAGGTAAAATTGTGTTTAATCGATTTTTAAATCCCCAAGTCATTAGGAATCACTCCTTCGTTAATTTTGGATTTTCAGTTTGTACAGTATCTTTATTTGGTAAATGTGGTGACTTTATAAAAACAGCTTTAAAAGGTTTGTCAGAATGGTTAATAAGATAGTGAGATTCATGAGGTCGAACTTGCAAGACATCACCTTGTTTGATTGGAACTCTTTCGTTATTTATATAGAAATCTATTTCACCTTCTAACGCATAGAAGACTTCTTCGCACGTTGTATGATAGTGATTTTGAAACTCTTGCCCAGGCTGAATAACGACTAGGCCAAGATCGATATTTGGACCTTGTATT
Proteins encoded:
- a CDS encoding cupin domain-containing protein — protein: MLKVNEDDFTYRFGDNGPKYLIQGPNIDLGLVVIQPGQEFQNHYHTTCEEVFYALEGEIDFYINNERVPIKQGDVLQVRPHESHYLINHSDKPFKAVFIKSPHLPNKDTVQTENPKLTKE